In Scomber japonicus isolate fScoJap1 chromosome 21, fScoJap1.pri, whole genome shotgun sequence, one DNA window encodes the following:
- the LOC128382397 gene encoding E3 SUMO-protein ligase ZBED1-like gives MDKATSILNGKFIFKALPDGGIDRTKAICIYCKSVFSFHRSTSSLKYHLAAKHTADAESPPPPSNLKQTTLGGVARRPLDVSTTCQLSTELAKWVSTSCRPISIVEDEGLRNIIRIASGDYTYALPCRTTTTTKMHDLYEGERAKVAEAVAQTSTVALTGDYWTSLGNHSYLGVTAHYFDSKWVLKSHVLTVMKTEERHLANTVAEHFMKVAQEWDIENKVSTLTTDSARNMIAASRELPFEHMPCAAHLLQRAITVTLNNSPFDGVLAKCRKVVGHFKHSPPNAAELEQQQVAHGLPKDALTQDVSTRWNSTLEMVRSVLKNKEPLKNTLALHTTKVTMPTPAEMDKLQKLEAVLEPCRYITELLGGEKYVSSSVVLPALSHLYNAMQVSEDDPAYLAKFKEALMNDLDQRKDKTNMEWLKVATALDPRFKDLKSLNKADRAGVWRSITALLRGISPAQPEQPTTSEPPKKRLALMFAESSTDDEEDTIETCLARYRAEPTIDLEACPLEWWSNHEGAHSLMARLARKYLATPATSVPCERLFSLSGHIVQKKRASLLAENVNRLVCLSDWLSPESPKKT, from the exons ATGGATAAGGCGACGTCGATTTTGAATGGAAAGTTTATCTTCAAAGCCCTGCCAGATGGTGGTATTGACAGGACAAAAGCGATatgcatttactgtaaatctGTGTTTAGTTTCCACCGGAGCACGAGCAGTCTGAAGTATCACTTAGCTGCAAAGCATACAGCTGACGCGGAGAGCCCTCCGCCACCCTCTAATCTAAAACAAACGACTCTGGGTGGTGTGGCACGGAGACCACTAGACGTGTCCACCACCTGCCAACTTTCAACAGAGCTAGCTAAATGGGTGTCTACGTCTTGCAGGCCGATTAGTATTGTGGAGGACGAGGGTCTGCGCAACATCATTCGCATCGCCTCCGGTGACTATACGTATGCACTGCCTTGCAGAACTACTACAACAACAAAGATGCACGACTTGTATGAAGGTGAGAGAGCCAAAGTAGCGGAGGCTGTAGCTCAGACTAGCACTGTGGCGCTCACTGGTGACTACTGGACCTCACTCGGTAATCACAGCTACCTCGGCGTCACAGCACATTATTTTGACAGCAAGTGGGTGCTCAAGTCTCATGTGTTGACTGTTatgaagacagaggagaggcaCTTGGCCAACACAGTTGCAGAGCACTTCATGAAAGTAGCTCAGGAGTGGGACATTGAAAACAAAGTCAGCACATTGACCACCGATAGTGCACGCAATATGATAGCGGCGTCCAGGGAGCTCCCCTTTGAACACATGCCTTGCGCCGCACACCTGCTGCAACGAGCCATCACAGTGACTCTAAATAACAGCCCATTTGATGGTGTACTGGCAAAGTGCAGGAAAGTTGTGGGACATTTCAAACACAGCCCACCAAATGCAGCAGAACTGGAGCAGCAGCAAGTTGCTCATGGCTTACCAAAAGATGCTCTCACACAGGACGTTTCCACTAGGTGGAACAGCACCCTAGAGATGGTGAGGAGTgttcttaaaaataaagaacCACTGAAAAATACCCTGGCCCTGCATACAACCAAAGTCACCATGCCTACACCAGCAGAGATGGATAAACTGCAGAAGCTGGAGGCAGTGCTGGAACCCTGCAG GTACATAACTGAACTCCTGGGAGGAGAGAAGTATGTATCCTCTTCAGTGGTCCTGCCAGCCCTGTCCCATCTCTACAATGCCATGCAGGTCTCTGAGGATGACCCAGCATACCTGGCGAAATTCAAGGAGGCCCTCATGAACGATCTGGATCAGCGAAAAGACAAAACCAACATGGAATGGCTTAAGGTTGCGACGGCTCTCGACCCGAGGTTTAAGGACCTAAAGTCTCTCAACAAAGCTGACAGGGCTGGGGTGTGGCGTTCCATCACTGCCTTGCTCAGGGGGATAAGCCCTGCCCAACCGGAACAACCGACGACGTCTGAGCCTCCCAAGAAAAGGTTAGCTCTCATGTTCGCAGAGTCTTCAACTGATGACGAGGAGGACACTATTGAGACTTGTCTAGCCCGCTACAGGGCGGAGCCCACTATTGACTTGGAGGCATGTCCGCTGGAGTGGTGGTCCAACCATGAAGGTGCACACAGCTTGATGGCCCGCCTTGCACGCAAGTACCTGGCAACACCTGCCACCTCTGTACCATGTGAGAGATTGTTTTCACTGTCTGGGCACATTGTTCAGAAGAAGCGAGCCTCCCTGTTAGCTGAAAATGTCAACAGGCTCGTCTGTTTGAGCGACTGGCTCAGTCCAGAGAGTCCCAAGAAAACATAA